The following are encoded in a window of Microcaecilia unicolor chromosome 14, aMicUni1.1, whole genome shotgun sequence genomic DNA:
- the LOC115458272 gene encoding serine protease 55-like yields the protein MPYQVHPSSLQAFLLLLEMHTVKYMLKVSLCLLLWLTGTCWAGCGFRADYDKRPLKNTSRSIFQSRIVGGSEALPGEWPWTVSIQDWYKHVCGGSILNAWWILTAAHCFMDYTADHVRVEVGVTSIHQRKELILVKTIFSYPLFDFDKFDYDIGLLLLMEPIQFNVLKRPICLPPAGELEYNDWQSCYAVGWGTVKSNSYKTETKLRKAPVFLIKFKTCQDWYKQLTWNMLCAGHEEGGPSVCQGDSGGPLVCNYVKDGLWYEVGIVSWGSGCGEKRKPGVYTLVSKYVNWIIKMTAFAEKPYVPDEQRLSKEEDEEEEEEEPPFDTSATSSVTTASTPIISSPTPSAVPAVPDVPEVPAVPDVPEVPTVPAAPVVPAIPTVPVVKPVKPVKPVPSKPIIFRKHKKHPVLIRLPNGSTILTTISTRSSSGIPFMSYHDLLNLNNMTSD from the exons GCCTTTCTGCTGTTGCTCGAGATGCATACTGTGAAATATATGCTGAAAGTGTCTCTATGCCTCCTGCTTTGGCTTACCGGGACATGCTGGGCAG GCTGTGGCTTTCGAGCAGATTATGATAAACGTCCTTTAAAGAATACCAGTCGCAGTATCTTCCAGTCCCGGATTGTTGGTGGCAGTGAAGCTCTCCCTGGGGAATGGCCCTGGACCGTCAGTATCCAGGACTGGTATAAACATGTCTGTGGAGGTTCCATCCTGAATGCCTGGTGGATCCTTACAGCTGCACACTGTTTCATGGA TTATACCGCCGATCATGTGAGAGTGGAAGTTGGAGTGACATCCATCCATCAAAGAAAGGAATTGATATTGGTGAAGACTATCTTCAGTTATCCGTTGTTCGACTTTGACAAATTCGACTATGACATTGGGCTGCTGCTACTCATGGAGCCAATACAGTTCAACGTGCTGAAAAGACCCATCTGCCTCCCACCTGCAGGCGAATTGGAATACAACGACTGGCAATCATGCTATGCTGTTGGGTGGGGGACAGTGAAATCTA acaGCTATAAGACTGAAACAAAGTTACGGAAGGCGCCGGTATTCCTGATAAAGTTCAAAACATGTCAGGACTGGTACAAACAATTAACGTGGAACATGTTATGTGCTGGCCATGAAGAAGGAGGACCTAGCGTTTGCCAG GGTGACAGTGGCGGGCCCCTGGTGTGCAACTACGTGAAGGATGGTCTCTGGTATGAGGTGGGGATTGTGAGCTGGGGAAGCGGCTGTGGTGAGAAGCGGAAACCTGGTGTCTACACTCTGGTCTCCAAATATGTGAACTGGATAATAAAAATGACAGCATTTGCTGAGAAGCCATATGTGCCAGATGAACAGCGTCTGTCAAAGGaggaggatgaagaggaggaagaggaggagcccCCATTTGACACCTCTGCTACTTCTTCGGTCACTACTGCCTCAACACCCATTATTAGCTCCCCCACCCCATCAGCTGTCCCTGCTGTCCCTGATGTTCCTGAGGTCCCTGCTGTCCCTGATGTTCCTGAGGTCCCTACTGTTCCTGCTGCCCCTGTTGTCCCTGCTATTCCTACTGTTCCTGTTGTCAAACCCGTCAAACCTGTCAAACCCGTCCCCTCCAAACCAATAATCTTCCGTAAACACAAAAAACATCCCGTTTTAATTAGACTCCCTAATGGCTCCACAATTCTCACTACTATTTCCACTAGATCCTCCAGCGGGATCCCCTTCATGAGCTACCATGATTTGCTAAACCTCAATAATATGACCAGTGATTAA